In Scophthalmus maximus strain ysfricsl-2021 chromosome 16, ASM2237912v1, whole genome shotgun sequence, the following proteins share a genomic window:
- the LOC118287191 gene encoding proton channel OTOP3 isoform X2 yields MNPDPGASELDSSPVAPGNPTDDQPDARVQDQELDPVLVWVPSGRRLISGLLGMNVVLLGAALVAGRAFNPAGLRHQEPQVFMLLLMVAGLTWMLWFLLWARRQPGISPHKDHHAGGSTVTRKPPRAPSPRQDPHRTYLLWVHSKDCIHRHKIVTRSGLMLILSADLLLWLNAVTEETIHQEIELEKEDGLEFANTNVSEAAAGNWTGCRCSASTACLAFRKGFEILYPFNMEFYLMAGCMVYVMWKNVGRRTTGPGHHATQKLTLRVVYQGGLVYGLVLGGLVLVAGVAVFLLYQVWVSQEQLRLAAFLVFYGYHLAVMPVMSCCSLAGMLVHRLERRAHEGGHNPTRSLDVLLLVAAALGQLALSYFSLVAALALGTSGPLGDLDLAYSVLSLLELVLQNIFIIEGLHRHPNLLARKKEKQRRSIFKPKKKAPTQEERKTDISLLEGNDTPAPPAAQGHDGKKSWHKRAIQEICAFLVLSNIMLWVIPAFGAHPQFENGLGKQFFGFSVWFVLVNLGQPLSVFYRMHSVGALLELLLSA; encoded by the exons ATGAACCCTGACCCCGGAGCCTCAGAGCTGGACTCCTCTCCGGTGGCTCCTGGGAACCCCACCGACGACCAACCGGACGCCCGGGTCCAGGACCAGGAGCTGGACCCGGTGCTGGTCTGGGTCCCCAGCGGGCGGCGCCTGATCTCCGGCCTGCTGGGGATGAACGTGGTGCTGCTGGGGGCGGCGCTGGTGGCCGGCCGGGCCTTCAACCCGGCGGGCCTGAGGCACCAGGAGCCCCAGGtgttcatgctgctgctgatggtggcGGGTCTGACCTGGATGCTGTGGTTCCTGCTGTGGGCCCGGAGGCAGCCCGGCATCAGCCCGCACAAGGACCACCACGCCGGGGGAAGCACCGTGACCCGTAAGCCCCCCCGAGCTCCATCACCACGACAGGATCCACACAGG aCGTATTTACTGTGGGTTCACTCCAAAGACTGTATCCACAGACACAAGATCGTCACCAG GTCCGGGCTGATGCTGATCCTGTCGGCCGACCTGCTGCTGTGGCTCAACGCCGTCACCGAGGAGACCATCCACCAGGAGAtcgagctggagaaggaggacggGCTCGAGTTCGCCAACACAAACGTgtctgaggcagcagcag GTAACTGGACGGGGTGTCGGTGCAGTGCGAGCACAGCCTGCCTCGCCTTCAGGAAAGGCTTCGAGATCCTGTATCCCTTCAACATGGAGTTCTACCTGATGGCCGGCTGCATGGTCTACGTGATGTGGAAGAACGTGGGCCGCAGGACGACGGGTCCGGGTCACCACGCCACTCAGAAGCTCACCCTGCGCGTGGTGTACCAGGGCGGGCTGGTCTACGGCCTGGTGCTCGGCGGCCTGGTCCTGGTGGCGGGCGTGgccgtcttcctcctctaccaGGTGTGGGTGAGCCAGGAGCAGCTCCGCCTCGCCGCCTTCCTGGTGTTCTACGGCTACCACCTGGCCGTCATGCCCGTCATGTCCTGCTGCTCGCTGGCCGGGATGCTGGTCCACAGGCTGGAGAGGAGGGCCCACGAGGGGGGACACAACCCGACCCGCAGCCTGGACGTGCTCCTCCTGGTGGCGGCGGCTCTGGGCCAGCTCGCCCTCTCCTACTTCTCCCTGGTGGCGGCCCTGGCTCTGGGGACGAGCGGGCCCCTGGGGGACCTGGACCTGGCCTACTCCGTCCTCAGCCTGCTGGAGCTCGTGCtgcagaacatcttcatcatcgagGGCCTCCACAGGCACCCCAACCTGCTCgccaggaagaaggagaagcagcGGAGAAGCATATTCAAG CCGAAGAAAAAGGCCCCgacacaagaggagaggaagacggacATTTCGCTGCTGGAGGGCAACGACACGccggcgccccctgctgctcaAGGCCACGATGGGAAAAAGTCCTGGCACAAAAGAGCGATACAAGAAATCTGCGCTTTCCTCGTCCTCTCCAACATCATG ctgtggGTGATTCCCGCCTTCGGCGCCCACCCCCAGTTCGAGAACGGCCTGGGGAAGCAGTTCTTCGGCTTCAGCGTCTGGTTCGTGCTGGTGAACTTGGGGCAGCCGCTCAGCGTCTTCTACAGGATGCACTCGGTGGGAgctctgctggagctgctgctgtcggcGTGA
- the LOC118287191 gene encoding proton channel OTOP3 isoform X1: MNPDPGASELDSSPVAPGNPTDDQPDARVQDQELDPVLVWVPSGRRLISGLLGMNVVLLGAALVAGRAFNPAGLRHQEPQVFMLLLMVAGLTWMLWFLLWARRQPGISPHKDHHAGGSTVTLVLVLFAAFSLLLYICRIGYLISVSECQPAATVLSAFTEAAFLPLQTYLLWVHSKDCIHRHKIVTRSGLMLILSADLLLWLNAVTEETIHQEIELEKEDGLEFANTNVSEAAAGNWTGCRCSASTACLAFRKGFEILYPFNMEFYLMAGCMVYVMWKNVGRRTTGPGHHATQKLTLRVVYQGGLVYGLVLGGLVLVAGVAVFLLYQVWVSQEQLRLAAFLVFYGYHLAVMPVMSCCSLAGMLVHRLERRAHEGGHNPTRSLDVLLLVAAALGQLALSYFSLVAALALGTSGPLGDLDLAYSVLSLLELVLQNIFIIEGLHRHPNLLARKKEKQRRSIFKPKKKAPTQEERKTDISLLEGNDTPAPPAAQGHDGKKSWHKRAIQEICAFLVLSNIMLWVIPAFGAHPQFENGLGKQFFGFSVWFVLVNLGQPLSVFYRMHSVGALLELLLSA; this comes from the exons ATGAACCCTGACCCCGGAGCCTCAGAGCTGGACTCCTCTCCGGTGGCTCCTGGGAACCCCACCGACGACCAACCGGACGCCCGGGTCCAGGACCAGGAGCTGGACCCGGTGCTGGTCTGGGTCCCCAGCGGGCGGCGCCTGATCTCCGGCCTGCTGGGGATGAACGTGGTGCTGCTGGGGGCGGCGCTGGTGGCCGGCCGGGCCTTCAACCCGGCGGGCCTGAGGCACCAGGAGCCCCAGGtgttcatgctgctgctgatggtggcGGGTCTGACCTGGATGCTGTGGTTCCTGCTGTGGGCCCGGAGGCAGCCCGGCATCAGCCCGCACAAGGACCACCACGCCGGGGGAAGCACCGTGACCC TGGTCCTCGTTCTCTTCGCCGCCTTCAGCCTGCTGCTGTACATCTGCAGGATTGGTTATTTGATCAGCGTGAGCGAGTGTCAGCCGGCCGCCACGGTGCTCTCTGCATTCACAGAGGCTGCTTTCCTCCCGCTGCAG aCGTATTTACTGTGGGTTCACTCCAAAGACTGTATCCACAGACACAAGATCGTCACCAG GTCCGGGCTGATGCTGATCCTGTCGGCCGACCTGCTGCTGTGGCTCAACGCCGTCACCGAGGAGACCATCCACCAGGAGAtcgagctggagaaggaggacggGCTCGAGTTCGCCAACACAAACGTgtctgaggcagcagcag GTAACTGGACGGGGTGTCGGTGCAGTGCGAGCACAGCCTGCCTCGCCTTCAGGAAAGGCTTCGAGATCCTGTATCCCTTCAACATGGAGTTCTACCTGATGGCCGGCTGCATGGTCTACGTGATGTGGAAGAACGTGGGCCGCAGGACGACGGGTCCGGGTCACCACGCCACTCAGAAGCTCACCCTGCGCGTGGTGTACCAGGGCGGGCTGGTCTACGGCCTGGTGCTCGGCGGCCTGGTCCTGGTGGCGGGCGTGgccgtcttcctcctctaccaGGTGTGGGTGAGCCAGGAGCAGCTCCGCCTCGCCGCCTTCCTGGTGTTCTACGGCTACCACCTGGCCGTCATGCCCGTCATGTCCTGCTGCTCGCTGGCCGGGATGCTGGTCCACAGGCTGGAGAGGAGGGCCCACGAGGGGGGACACAACCCGACCCGCAGCCTGGACGTGCTCCTCCTGGTGGCGGCGGCTCTGGGCCAGCTCGCCCTCTCCTACTTCTCCCTGGTGGCGGCCCTGGCTCTGGGGACGAGCGGGCCCCTGGGGGACCTGGACCTGGCCTACTCCGTCCTCAGCCTGCTGGAGCTCGTGCtgcagaacatcttcatcatcgagGGCCTCCACAGGCACCCCAACCTGCTCgccaggaagaaggagaagcagcGGAGAAGCATATTCAAG CCGAAGAAAAAGGCCCCgacacaagaggagaggaagacggacATTTCGCTGCTGGAGGGCAACGACACGccggcgccccctgctgctcaAGGCCACGATGGGAAAAAGTCCTGGCACAAAAGAGCGATACAAGAAATCTGCGCTTTCCTCGTCCTCTCCAACATCATG ctgtggGTGATTCCCGCCTTCGGCGCCCACCCCCAGTTCGAGAACGGCCTGGGGAAGCAGTTCTTCGGCTTCAGCGTCTGGTTCGTGCTGGTGAACTTGGGGCAGCCGCTCAGCGTCTTCTACAGGATGCACTCGGTGGGAgctctgctggagctgctgctgtcggcGTGA